Proteins from a single region of Sphingomonas morindae:
- the cysK gene encoding cysteine synthase A produces the protein MKAASILETIGATPHIRFQRLFPDHDVWIKSERGNPGGSIKDRIALAMIEAAERDGQLAPGGTIIEPTSGNTGIGLAMVAAVKGYKLILVMPESMSLERRRLMLAYGATFDLTPREKGMKGAIERAQELAAGTPGAWIPQQFENPANVDVHVRTTAREILADFADTPIDALITGVGTGGHITGAAEVLKREWPGLKVFAVEPTLSPVISGGQPGPHPIQGIGAGFVPANLHTQLLDGVIQVEPADAKAFALRSAREEGVLVGISSGATLAAISQKAAELGAGARILGFNYDTGERYLSVPDFLPEA, from the coding sequence ATGAAAGCCGCCAGCATCTTGGAGACGATCGGCGCCACGCCGCACATCCGCTTCCAGCGCCTCTTCCCCGACCACGACGTGTGGATCAAGTCCGAGCGCGGCAATCCCGGCGGGTCGATCAAGGATCGCATCGCGCTGGCGATGATCGAGGCCGCCGAGCGCGACGGCCAGCTCGCCCCGGGCGGGACCATCATCGAGCCGACCAGCGGCAATACCGGCATCGGCCTCGCCATGGTCGCGGCGGTCAAGGGCTATAAGCTGATCCTGGTGATGCCCGAGAGCATGTCGCTGGAACGGCGCCGGCTGATGCTCGCCTATGGCGCCACCTTCGATCTCACCCCGCGCGAGAAGGGCATGAAGGGCGCGATCGAGCGGGCGCAGGAACTCGCCGCCGGCACGCCCGGCGCGTGGATCCCCCAGCAATTCGAGAATCCCGCCAATGTCGACGTGCATGTCCGCACCACCGCGCGCGAGATCCTCGCCGATTTCGCCGACACGCCGATCGATGCGCTGATCACCGGCGTGGGCACCGGCGGCCATATCACCGGCGCCGCCGAGGTGCTGAAGCGCGAATGGCCGGGCCTCAAGGTGTTCGCCGTGGAGCCCACCCTCTCGCCGGTGATCTCGGGCGGCCAGCCCGGGCCGCACCCGATCCAGGGGATCGGCGCCGGCTTCGTCCCCGCCAATCTCCACACCCAGCTGCTGGATGGCGTGATCCAGGTCGAGCCCGCCGATGCCAAGGCGTTCGCGCTGCGCTCGGCGCGCGAGGAAGGCGTGCTGGTTGGCATCTCCTCGGGCGCGACTCTGGCCGCAATCAGCCAGAAAGCGGCCGAACTCGGCGCCGGCGCGCGCATTCTCGGCTTCAATTACGACACGGGCGAGCGGTATCTCTCGGTGCCGGACTTCCTTCCCGAGGCCTGA
- the hisI gene encoding phosphoribosyl-AMP cyclohydrolase, translating to MDATAETSTRLTPRYDAHGLVTAVATDARTGEVLMLAHMNETALAATLASGEAHFWSRSRARLWKKGETSGHVLRVREARVDCDQDAIWLIVEPAGPACHTGARSCFYRRIAEDGTLVAGDPIAVDVSGR from the coding sequence ATGGACGCCACCGCCGAGACCAGCACCCGCCTGACCCCGCGCTACGATGCGCACGGGCTCGTCACCGCCGTCGCCACCGACGCGCGCACCGGCGAGGTGTTGATGCTCGCCCATATGAACGAAACGGCGCTGGCGGCGACGCTGGCGAGCGGCGAGGCGCATTTCTGGTCCCGTTCGCGCGCGCGGCTGTGGAAGAAGGGCGAGACATCGGGCCATGTGCTGCGGGTGCGCGAGGCGCGGGTGGATTGCGACCAGGACGCGATCTGGCTCATCGTCGAGCCCGCTGGTCCGGCGTGCCACACCGGCGCGCGCAGCTGCTTCTACCGGCGCATCGCGGAGGACGGCACGCTCGTCGCCGGCGATCCGATTGCGGTTGACGTAAGCGGAAGGTAG
- a CDS encoding GNAT family N-acetyltransferase, with product MPVTLRLARVTDADPGRGRVPARIYDILDAEGVAVGTIQLRLAPLEPLLRYGGQVGYEVAEAHRGQGHACAALQALVPIARAAGLESLWITCRPDNIASRRTLERAGAALEAMVTPPPGSDLHARGDRLMCRYRLALTP from the coding sequence ATGCCCGTGACGCTGCGCCTCGCCCGCGTCACGGACGCCGATCCCGGCCGCGGCCGCGTGCCGGCGCGCATCTACGATATTCTGGATGCCGAAGGCGTGGCGGTCGGCACCATCCAGCTGCGGCTGGCGCCGCTGGAGCCTCTGCTCCGCTATGGCGGGCAGGTCGGCTATGAGGTGGCGGAAGCGCATCGCGGCCAGGGCCATGCCTGCGCCGCGCTGCAGGCGCTCGTCCCGATCGCGCGCGCGGCGGGCCTGGAGAGCCTGTGGATCACCTGCCGCCCCGACAATATCGCCTCGCGCCGCACGCTCGAGCGCGCCGGCGCGGCGCTGGAGGCGATGGTGACGCCGCCGCCCGGCAGCGACCTTCATGCACGCGGCGATCGGCTGATGTGCCGCTACCGGCTCGCGCTCACGCCTTGA
- a CDS encoding ATP-dependent helicase: MSSSPAPAPAAEPGYLQGLNPAQRDAVLTSDGPVLVLAGAGTGKTAALTARLAHLIATRRAWPSEILAVTFTNKAAREMRERVGRILGEGAEALPWLGTFHAIAAKMLRRHAELVGLQANYTILDTDDQLRLLKQLIVAAGLDEKRWTARALAGLIDRWKNRGWTPHEIDAAESEAFANGRGAELYAAYQARLAAVNACDFGDLLLHMLVILKRHRDVLELYQQRFRYIMVDEYQDTNAAQYLWLRLLAQSHRNICCVGDDDQSIYSWRGAEVANILRFEHDFPGAKTVRLEQNYRSTPHILAAASAVIAHNDSRLGKELWTALEAGERIGVIGVWDGPEEARRVGDEIEALRRGGGSYDQAAILVRAQHQTREFEDRFIAIGLPYRIVGGFRFYERAEIRDALAYLRIVHQPADDLAFERIVNTPKRGLGDKAVARIHQLARAERLPLLLAAARLCDTDELSGAARKSLGRLVGDVARWRDLSSSLPHAELCRQILDESGYTAMLQADRSAESGGRLENLTELARAMEEYETLGGFLEHVSLVMDNDAAESGAKVTIMTIHAAKGLEFDTVFLAGWEEGLFPSQRALDEGGTKSLEEERRLAYVAITRARRRCVILHAANRRIYGQWTSSIPSRFIGELPDDHIDAETTMTGGESLWRAQWSEQTDPFADVGRGTGRGPGWQRAAALGEPAARAGNGARVVEVRASAASFAAKPRADMALGQRVFHSKFGYGAIRAIEGNKLEIEFEQAGTKHVLDSFVTPA, encoded by the coding sequence ATGTCTTCGTCCCCCGCCCCCGCCCCCGCGGCCGAGCCCGGCTATCTTCAAGGCCTCAACCCGGCGCAGCGCGATGCGGTGCTGACCAGCGACGGCCCCGTGCTGGTGCTGGCCGGCGCCGGCACGGGCAAGACGGCGGCGCTCACCGCGCGGCTAGCGCATCTCATCGCGACGCGCCGCGCCTGGCCGTCGGAAATCCTCGCGGTCACCTTCACCAACAAGGCGGCGCGCGAGATGCGCGAGCGGGTCGGCCGCATTTTGGGCGAGGGCGCGGAGGCGCTGCCCTGGCTCGGCACCTTCCACGCCATCGCCGCCAAGATGCTGCGTCGCCATGCCGAACTGGTGGGGCTTCAGGCGAACTACACCATCCTCGACACGGACGATCAGCTGCGCCTGCTCAAGCAGCTGATCGTCGCCGCCGGGCTCGACGAGAAGCGCTGGACGGCGCGCGCGCTGGCCGGGCTGATCGATCGCTGGAAGAATCGCGGCTGGACGCCGCACGAGATCGACGCCGCCGAGAGCGAGGCCTTCGCCAATGGCCGCGGCGCCGAACTCTATGCCGCCTACCAGGCCCGGCTGGCGGCGGTGAACGCCTGCGATTTCGGCGATCTGCTGCTCCACATGCTGGTGATCCTGAAGCGCCACCGCGACGTGCTGGAGCTGTACCAGCAGCGCTTCCGCTACATCATGGTGGACGAGTATCAGGACACCAACGCCGCCCAATATCTCTGGCTGCGCCTGCTCGCGCAGAGCCACCGCAACATCTGCTGCGTCGGCGACGACGACCAGTCCATCTATTCATGGCGCGGCGCCGAAGTCGCCAACATTCTGCGGTTCGAGCATGATTTCCCGGGCGCCAAGACGGTCCGCCTGGAACAGAATTACCGCTCCACGCCGCACATCCTTGCCGCCGCCTCGGCGGTGATCGCGCACAATGATTCGCGGCTTGGCAAGGAATTGTGGACCGCGCTGGAAGCGGGCGAACGGATCGGCGTGATCGGCGTGTGGGACGGGCCGGAAGAGGCGCGCCGCGTCGGCGACGAGATCGAGGCGCTGCGCCGCGGCGGCGGCAGCTACGATCAGGCCGCGATCCTCGTGCGCGCCCAGCACCAGACGCGCGAGTTCGAGGATCGCTTCATCGCGATCGGCCTGCCCTATCGCATCGTGGGCGGCTTCCGCTTCTACGAGCGGGCCGAGATCCGCGACGCGCTGGCCTATCTCCGCATCGTCCACCAGCCGGCGGACGATCTCGCCTTCGAACGCATCGTCAACACGCCCAAGCGCGGCCTGGGCGACAAGGCGGTGGCGCGCATCCACCAGCTCGCCCGCGCCGAGCGCCTGCCGCTGCTGCTGGCGGCGGCGCGACTGTGCGATACCGACGAGCTGAGTGGCGCGGCGCGCAAGTCGCTCGGCCGGCTCGTGGGCGATGTGGCGCGCTGGCGCGATCTCTCGTCCAGCCTGCCCCATGCCGAATTGTGCCGCCAGATCCTCGATGAGAGCGGCTACACCGCCATGCTCCAGGCCGATCGCTCCGCCGAGAGCGGGGGCCGGCTCGAGAATCTCACCGAACTGGCGCGCGCCATGGAGGAATATGAGACGCTGGGCGGCTTTCTCGAGCATGTCAGCCTGGTGATGGACAATGACGCCGCCGAGTCCGGCGCCAAGGTCACGATCATGACGATCCATGCCGCCAAGGGCCTGGAATTCGATACCGTCTTCCTCGCCGGCTGGGAGGAGGGCCTATTCCCCTCGCAACGCGCGCTCGATGAGGGCGGCACCAAGAGCCTGGAGGAGGAGCGGCGGCTGGCCTATGTCGCCATCACCCGCGCGCGGCGGCGCTGCGTCATCCTGCACGCCGCCAATCGCCGCATCTACGGCCAATGGACCTCGTCCATCCCCTCGCGCTTCATCGGCGAGCTGCCCGACGACCATATCGACGCCGAGACGACGATGACGGGCGGCGAGTCCCTGTGGCGGGCGCAGTGGAGCGAGCAGACCGACCCCTTTGCCGATGTCGGGCGCGGCACCGGGCGCGGCCCCGGCTGGCAGCGCGCGGCGGCGCTGGGCGAGCCCGCCGCGCGCGCGGGCAATGGCGCGCGCGTGGTCGAGGTCCGCGCCTCCGCCGCCAGCTTCGCCGCCAAGCCGCGCGCGGACATGGCGCTGGGCCAGCGCGTCTTCCATTCCAAGTTCGGCTATGGCGCGATCCGCGCGATCGAAGGCAATAAGCTGGAGATCGAGTTCGAGCAGGCCGGCACCAAGCATGTGCTCGACAGCTTCGTGACGCCCGCCTGA
- a CDS encoding alpha/beta fold hydrolase, which translates to MPRITVEDGVSLYYKDWGTGRPVILIHGWPLQADSWDDIGHALVEAGHRVIAYDRRGFGRSDQPWDGYDYDRLADDLAAVIEATGVEDAALVGFSMGGGEVVRYMSRHGGARVSRVALIASVVPGLLKSASNPDGADAALFEGIKAGLLKDRPKFLADFFPGFYGAGLLSSPVSKEVIAWSVAMAMQAGLRPTLACVDAWGRTDFAPDLAAVTVPTLIVHGTADETVPIDITARRVARILPHAQLVEVEGGPHGLPATHKEAIAQDLIAFLA; encoded by the coding sequence ATGCCGCGCATCACTGTCGAGGACGGCGTCTCGCTCTACTATAAGGATTGGGGCACGGGCCGGCCCGTCATCCTCATCCATGGCTGGCCGCTTCAGGCGGACAGCTGGGACGATATCGGTCATGCGCTGGTCGAGGCGGGGCACCGCGTCATCGCCTATGATCGCCGCGGCTTCGGCCGTTCCGATCAGCCCTGGGACGGCTATGACTATGATCGCCTCGCCGACGATCTCGCCGCCGTGATCGAGGCGACCGGGGTCGAGGACGCCGCGCTCGTCGGCTTCTCGATGGGCGGCGGCGAGGTGGTGCGCTATATGAGTCGCCACGGCGGCGCCCGGGTGAGCCGGGTGGCGCTGATCGCCTCGGTGGTACCGGGCCTGCTCAAATCCGCCTCAAACCCCGATGGCGCCGACGCCGCGCTGTTCGAGGGCATCAAGGCGGGGCTGCTGAAGGACCGGCCCAAATTCCTGGCGGACTTCTTCCCCGGCTTCTACGGCGCCGGCCTCTTGTCCAGCCCGGTGAGCAAGGAGGTGATCGCCTGGTCGGTGGCGATGGCGATGCAGGCCGGGCTGCGCCCGACGCTCGCCTGCGTCGATGCCTGGGGCCGCACCGATTTCGCGCCCGATCTGGCGGCGGTGACGGTGCCGACGCTGATCGTGCATGGCACCGCCGACGAGACCGTGCCGATCGACATCACCGCCCGCCGCGTCGCGCGCATCCTGCCCCATGCCCAGCTGGTGGAGGTGGAAGGCGGCCCGCACGGCCTGCCCGCCACGCACAAGGAGGCGATCGCGCAGGATCTGATCGCCTTCCTCGCCTGA
- a CDS encoding MerR family transcriptional regulator, translating to MSNGAMLDTPDARNRDHYSIGDLAEEFGVTPRALRFYEDEALLTPQRVGQMRIYSRRDRARLAWILRAKRVGFSLADVREMIDLYDVGDGRRAQRRVTIDKCTARIAQLRQQRDDLDAAIAELTEFVARVQAADAEAG from the coding sequence ATGTCCAACGGCGCCATGCTCGACACTCCCGATGCGCGGAATCGCGACCATTATTCGATCGGCGATCTCGCCGAGGAATTCGGCGTCACCCCGCGCGCCCTGCGCTTCTACGAGGATGAGGCGCTGCTCACCCCGCAGCGCGTGGGGCAGATGCGCATCTATTCGCGCCGGGATCGTGCGCGCTTGGCCTGGATCCTGCGCGCCAAGCGCGTCGGCTTCAGCCTCGCCGATGTGCGCGAGATGATCGACCTTTATGACGTCGGCGACGGGCGGCGGGCGCAGCGGCGCGTCACGATCGACAAATGCACCGCGCGCATCGCCCAGCTGCGCCAGCAACGCGACGATCTCGACGCGGCGATCGCCGAGCTGACCGAGTTCGTCGCGCGGGTCCAGGCGGCGGACGCCGAGGCGGGCTGA
- the purF gene encoding amidophosphoribosyltransferase — protein MLTTHPFDDDKLREECGVFGIWGGDTAAAVVALGLHALQHRGQEAAGISSWDGHQFHTQRAMGHVAGNFDRDDVIRRLPGRVACGHVRYATTGDTALRNVQPLFAELVSGGFAVAHNGNISNAMHLRRQLVRRGAIFQSTSDTEVIIHLVATSAYRTLLDRFIDALKQIEGAYSLVCLTPEGMIACRDPLGIRPLVMGRVGDAYIFASETVALDMVGASFIRSVEPGEIVIVSEKGLRSHRPFAPVPPRPCIFEHVYFSRPDSIVDGTSVYSVRKRIGAELAAENPVDADYVIPVPDSGTPAAIGYAQQSGLPFELGIIRSHYVGRTFIQPGDGIRHLGVKLKHNANRALIDGKRLVLIDDSIVRGTTSLKIVQMLRDAGAREVHMRIASPPTRHSCFYGVDTPERAKLLAAQMSVAEMADYIKVDSLAFLSIDGLYRALGEESRDAERPQHCDACFTGDYPTHLTDQEEVAPADQLSLLGERAA, from the coding sequence ATGCTGACAACCCATCCTTTCGACGATGACAAGCTGCGCGAGGAGTGCGGCGTGTTCGGCATCTGGGGCGGCGATACGGCGGCGGCCGTGGTGGCGCTCGGCCTGCATGCGCTCCAGCATCGCGGGCAGGAAGCGGCGGGCATCTCCAGCTGGGACGGGCACCAGTTCCACACGCAGCGCGCGATGGGCCATGTCGCCGGCAATTTCGATCGCGACGATGTGATCCGCCGCCTGCCGGGCCGCGTCGCCTGCGGCCATGTCCGCTACGCCACCACCGGCGACACCGCGCTGCGCAACGTCCAGCCGCTCTTCGCCGAGCTTGTCTCGGGCGGCTTTGCCGTGGCGCATAACGGCAACATCTCCAACGCCATGCACCTGCGGCGCCAGCTCGTGCGGCGGGGCGCCATCTTCCAGTCGACCAGCGACACCGAGGTCATCATCCACCTCGTCGCCACCTCCGCCTATCGCACGCTGCTCGATCGCTTCATCGATGCGCTCAAGCAGATCGAGGGCGCCTACAGCCTGGTCTGCCTGACGCCCGAGGGCATGATCGCCTGCCGCGATCCGCTCGGCATCCGCCCGCTCGTCATGGGCCGGGTGGGCGATGCCTATATCTTCGCGTCGGAAACGGTCGCGCTCGATATGGTGGGCGCCAGCTTCATCCGCTCGGTCGAGCCCGGCGAGATCGTGATCGTCTCGGAAAAGGGGCTGCGCTCGCACCGCCCCTTCGCACCGGTGCCGCCGCGCCCCTGCATCTTCGAGCATGTCTATTTCTCGCGCCCCGATTCGATCGTCGACGGGACCAGCGTCTATTCCGTGCGCAAGCGGATCGGCGCCGAGCTTGCGGCCGAGAACCCCGTGGATGCCGATTATGTCATCCCCGTCCCCGATTCGGGCACGCCGGCGGCGATCGGCTATGCGCAGCAGAGCGGCCTGCCGTTCGAGCTGGGGATCATTCGCTCGCATTATGTGGGCCGCACCTTCATCCAGCCCGGCGACGGCATCCGCCATCTCGGCGTGAAGCTGAAGCACAATGCCAATCGCGCGCTGATCGACGGCAAGCGGCTGGTGCTGATCGACGATTCGATCGTCCGCGGGACGACCAGCCTCAAGATCGTGCAGATGCTGCGCGATGCCGGCGCGCGCGAGGTGCATATGCGCATCGCCTCGCCGCCGACGCGGCACAGCTGCTTCTACGGGGTGGACACGCCCGAGCGCGCCAAGCTGCTGGCGGCGCAGATGTCGGTCGCGGAAATGGCCGATTACATCAAGGTCGATAGCCTGGCCTTCCTGTCGATCGACGGGTTGTACCGCGCGCTGGGCGAGGAAAGCCGCGATGCCGAGCGGCCGCAGCATTGCGACGCCTGCTTCACCGGCGACTATCCGACCCACCTGACCGATCAGGAGGAAGTCGCCCCGGCCGATCAGCTTTCGCTGCTCGGCGAGCGCGCCGCCTGA
- a CDS encoding MFS transporter, which yields METARHPFFYRDYRLYWAGRLMSTIASLCMVIVIGWQAYDIARRTMGVERAAFQLGWIGVAQFLPLLLLTLVTGWTADRVDRRWIARATALLEIGCAATLGLMAWHHSTTLPALFAIAALLGVARAFAGPALGALAPNLVPAATLPTAIALGSIAWQGGSVVGPALGGYLYALADWVPYAVSTALFSGTLLCLLGLRPLPPRARAAGVNPWAQMVEGLHYVRRNRLVLGAISLDLFAVLLGGATAMLPVYARDVLHVNAAGLGDLRAAPALGSALTALLFTLRPLRRDVGVKLLGAVAVFGMATVGFGLSRSMPLSLACLALLGAADMVSVYVRQSLIQLWTPDAMRGRVGAVSSLFISGSNELGEAESGFLAALIGPVPAVVAGGIGAILVALLWSRWFPEIRKARDFTPPPRLDEYDLKEKAA from the coding sequence ATGGAAACGGCGCGCCACCCCTTCTTCTACCGCGATTACAGGCTCTATTGGGCGGGCCGGCTGATGTCGACGATCGCCTCGCTCTGCATGGTGATCGTCATCGGCTGGCAGGCCTATGACATCGCCCGGCGGACGATGGGCGTGGAGCGCGCCGCCTTCCAGCTGGGCTGGATCGGCGTGGCCCAGTTCCTGCCGCTGCTGCTGCTCACCCTCGTCACCGGCTGGACGGCCGATCGCGTCGACCGGCGCTGGATCGCGCGCGCCACCGCGCTGCTCGAGATCGGCTGCGCCGCGACGCTCGGGCTCATGGCGTGGCACCACAGCACCACCCTGCCGGCGCTCTTCGCCATCGCGGCGCTGCTCGGCGTGGCGCGCGCCTTCGCCGGGCCCGCGCTCGGCGCGCTCGCGCCCAATCTGGTGCCCGCCGCCACGCTGCCGACCGCGATCGCGCTGGGTTCGATCGCGTGGCAGGGCGGATCGGTGGTGGGCCCGGCGCTCGGCGGCTATCTCTATGCGCTGGCGGATTGGGTGCCCTATGCCGTGTCGACCGCGCTGTTCAGCGGCACGCTGCTGTGCCTGTTGGGGCTGCGGCCGCTGCCGCCGCGCGCCCGCGCCGCCGGCGTCAACCCTTGGGCGCAGATGGTGGAGGGGCTGCACTATGTGCGCCGCAACCGGCTGGTGCTCGGCGCCATCTCGCTGGATCTCTTCGCCGTGCTGCTGGGCGGGGCGACGGCGATGCTGCCCGTCTATGCGCGCGACGTGCTGCATGTGAACGCCGCCGGCCTCGGCGATCTGCGCGCCGCCCCCGCGCTCGGCTCGGCGCTCACCGCGCTGCTCTTCACGCTGCGGCCGCTGCGCCGCGATGTCGGCGTGAAGCTGCTCGGCGCGGTCGCCGTGTTCGGAATGGCGACGGTCGGTTTCGGCCTGTCGCGGTCGATGCCGCTCTCGCTCGCCTGCCTCGCCTTGCTCGGCGCGGCCGACATGGTGTCGGTCTATGTCCGCCAATCGCTGATCCAGCTCTGGACGCCGGACGCGATGCGCGGCCGGGTCGGCGCGGTCTCGTCGCTCTTCATCTCCGGCTCCAATGAGCTGGGCGAGGCCGAATCGGGCTTTCTCGCCGCGCTGATCGGCCCGGTGCCGGCGGTGGTGGCGGGGGGCATCGGCGCCATTCTGGTGGCGCTGCTGTGGAGCCGCTGGTTCCCCGAGATCCGCAAGGCCCGCGATTTCACGCCGCCACCCCGCCTCGATGAATATGATCTCAAGGAGAAAGCCGCATGA
- a CDS encoding cryptochrome/photolyase family protein — MAEPQIVWLRQDLRLEDQAALAAAAEAGPVVPVYVLDDDAPGAWAMGGASRWWLHHSLAALDAALHARGARLILRRGACVDVLAGLAEELGTRAIHAIRHYEPWWQAAEQALAERLDLCLHDGNQLAPPATITTGAGKPFRIYTPFWRALQQHMPPPAPLPAPRTLAAPARWPKSDRLAAWALLPTKPNWAKGFDWTPGEAAAHEALEAFVEAAGDYGEHRNLPAEQGTSRLSPHLHFGEISPARVWHQVAKAQRDAGTFLGELGWRDFTQGIIRQFPDYADKNGRPAFDALPWRKAPAELRAWQQGRTGYPIVDAGMRQLWTLGWMHNRVRMITASFLVKHLLIDWRAGERWFWDCLVDADYGNNSVNWQWIAGSGVDANMFSRIMAPLGQSEKFAAGDYIRRWVPELKDLPDAAIHDPDAQGCRPADYPAKIVDHREARARALAAYRRVKA, encoded by the coding sequence ATGGCCGAACCCCAAATCGTCTGGCTGCGCCAGGATCTCCGCCTCGAAGACCAGGCCGCGCTTGCCGCCGCCGCCGAGGCGGGGCCGGTCGTCCCGGTCTATGTGCTGGATGACGACGCGCCAGGCGCCTGGGCGATGGGCGGCGCCTCGCGCTGGTGGCTGCACCACAGCCTCGCCGCGCTCGACGCCGCGCTGCACGCGCGCGGCGCGCGGCTGATCCTGCGGCGCGGCGCGTGCGTGGACGTGCTTGCCGGCCTCGCCGAGGAACTGGGCACGCGCGCGATCCACGCGATCCGCCATTACGAACCCTGGTGGCAGGCGGCGGAGCAGGCGCTCGCCGAGCGGCTGGATCTTTGCCTGCACGATGGCAACCAGCTGGCGCCGCCGGCCACCATCACCACCGGCGCGGGCAAGCCCTTCCGCATCTACACGCCCTTCTGGCGCGCGCTGCAGCAGCATATGCCGCCGCCCGCGCCGCTGCCGGCGCCCAGGACGCTCGCCGCCCCCGCGCGCTGGCCCAAGAGCGATCGCCTCGCCGCCTGGGCGCTTCTGCCGACCAAGCCGAACTGGGCCAAGGGGTTCGACTGGACGCCGGGCGAGGCGGCGGCGCACGAGGCGCTCGAGGCGTTCGTCGAGGCGGCGGGCGACTATGGCGAGCACCGCAATCTGCCCGCCGAGCAGGGCACGTCGCGCCTTTCGCCGCACCTGCACTTTGGCGAGATCTCGCCCGCGCGCGTGTGGCACCAAGTGGCGAAGGCGCAGCGCGACGCCGGCACCTTTCTGGGCGAGCTGGGCTGGCGCGATTTCACCCAGGGCATCATCCGTCAATTTCCCGACTATGCGGACAAGAATGGCCGCCCCGCCTTTGATGCGCTGCCGTGGCGCAAGGCGCCCGCCGAGCTGCGCGCCTGGCAGCAGGGGCGAACCGGCTATCCCATCGTCGATGCCGGCATGCGCCAGCTCTGGACCCTGGGCTGGATGCACAACCGGGTGCGGATGATCACCGCCAGCTTCCTGGTGAAGCATCTGCTGATCGACTGGCGCGCCGGCGAGCGCTGGTTCTGGGATTGTCTGGTCGATGCCGACTACGGCAATAATTCCGTCAATTGGCAGTGGATCGCCGGCAGCGGCGTCGACGCCAACATGTTCAGCCGCATCATGGCGCCGCTCGGCCAGAGCGAGAAGTTCGCGGCCGGAGACTATATCCGCCGCTGGGTGCCCGAGCTGAAGGATCTGCCCGATGCGGCGATCCACGATCCCGATGCCCAAGGCTGCCGGCCCGCCGACTATCCCGCCAAGATCGTCGACCATCGCGAGGCCCGCGCGCGCGCGCTCGCCGCCTATCGTCGCGTCAAGGCGTGA
- a CDS encoding SDR family NAD(P)-dependent oxidoreductase: MADPLFAGRLALVTGASRGIGAATAEALAAAGAHVVLTGRTAGGLEEVEARIHEAGGTATIAPLDLVEGDSIARLAEAIGQRWPALDILVLNAGTLGTLTPVTAIDGQEFNRLLTLNLLANQALLANFDRLLKASPAARVIALTSSVGARPRAYWGAYGASKAALETLVLSYADEVANIAPIRVAIVDPGATATRMRAAAFPGEDPKTIKPPAAVAAAIVRLLDTDFETGHRIRVEA, translated from the coding sequence ATGGCCGATCCGCTGTTCGCCGGCCGGCTCGCGCTCGTCACGGGCGCGAGCCGGGGCATCGGTGCCGCCACCGCCGAGGCGCTGGCCGCCGCCGGCGCCCATGTCGTGCTCACCGGCCGCACCGCCGGCGGGCTGGAGGAAGTCGAGGCGCGCATCCACGAGGCGGGCGGCACCGCGACCATCGCCCCGCTCGACCTGGTGGAAGGCGACTCGATCGCGCGCCTCGCCGAGGCGATCGGCCAGCGCTGGCCGGCGCTGGACATTCTCGTGCTCAACGCCGGCACGCTCGGCACGCTCACCCCGGTCACGGCGATCGACGGCCAGGAATTCAACCGGCTGCTCACGCTCAACCTGCTCGCCAACCAAGCGCTGCTGGCCAATTTCGACCGGCTGCTCAAGGCGTCGCCGGCGGCGCGGGTGATCGCGCTCACCTCGAGCGTCGGCGCGCGGCCGCGCGCCTATTGGGGCGCCTATGGCGCCTCCAAGGCGGCGCTCGAGACGCTGGTGCTGAGCTACGCGGACGAGGTCGCCAATATCGCGCCGATCCGCGTCGCGATCGTCGATCCCGGCGCCACCGCGACGCGGATGCGCGCCGCCGCCTTCCCGGGCGAGGATCCCAAGACGATCAAGCCGCCGGCCGCCGTGGCGGCGGCGATCGTGCGGCTGCTCGACACCGATTTCGAGACCGGCCACCGCATCCGCGTCGAGGCCTGA
- a CDS encoding UrcA family protein yields MSPPKQAVRRAQGSQEINMTCSTFTAALAAALALAPATPLLAQLREPVTARVEVAGLDLGRPADRALFFHRLKRASARACDNGSATPAMRADSARCRREMEADAVQRLAAYQAPGVEVTLR; encoded by the coding sequence ATGTCGCCGCCCAAGCAGGCGGTGCGGCGCGCGCAGGGATCGCAGGAGATCAACATGACTTGTTCCACGTTCACGGCCGCGCTTGCGGCCGCGCTGGCGCTCGCCCCGGCGACGCCGCTTCTCGCCCAGCTGCGCGAGCCGGTGACGGCGCGCGTCGAGGTCGCCGGGCTCGACCTCGGGCGCCCCGCCGATCGGGCGCTGTTCTTCCACCGGCTCAAGCGCGCCAGCGCGCGCGCGTGCGACAATGGCTCGGCCACGCCCGCGATGCGGGCTGACAGCGCGCGGTGCCGCCGCGAGATGGAGGCCGATGCCGTCCAGCGCCTCGCCGCCTATCAGGCACCGGGCGTGGAGGTGACGCTGCGCTGA